The following proteins are encoded in a genomic region of Bubalus kerabau isolate K-KA32 ecotype Philippines breed swamp buffalo chromosome 15, PCC_UOA_SB_1v2, whole genome shotgun sequence:
- the LOC129628544 gene encoding olfactory receptor 1038 produces the protein MAKVNLTFVTEFILKGITERPELQVPCFVVFLVIYLVTVLGNLGLITLIRTDARLHTPMYYFLSHLAFVDLCYSSAITPKMMVNFVVEHNTIAFYACAMQLGCFLTFMITECFLLASMAYDRYVAICSPLHYSTLMSKRVCIRLVAVPYVYSFLVALFHTIITFHLTYCGPKVINHFYCDDLPLLALSCSDTRMKEILIFAFAGFDMICSSSIVLTSYLFIITAILRIRSTQGRLKAISTCGSHMVAVTIFYGTLIFMYLQPKSNHSLDTDKMASVFYTVVIPMLNPLIYSLRNKEVKNASKKVLGKGCETLKILKLRK, from the coding sequence ATGGCTAAAGTGAATCTTACTTTTGTCACTGAATTCATTCTCAAGGGAATTACAGAACGGCCAGAGCTTCAGGTCCCCTGCTTTGTGGTGTTCTTGGTCATTTATCTGGTCACGGTGCTGGGCAACCTGGGCTTGATTACCTTGATTAGAACTGATGCTCGACTCCACACACCTATGTACTATTTCCTCAGTCACTTGGCCTTTGTTGATCTTTGCTACTCCTCTGCTATCACACCAAAGATGATGGTGaactttgttgtggagcacaataCTATTGCTTTCTATGCTTGTGCAATGCAACTGGGCTGTTTTCTCACCTTCATGATCACGGAGTGTTTCCTCTTAGCTTCCATGGCCTATGATCGCTATGTAGCCATCTGTAGTCCCCTGCATTATTCCACACTGATGTCAAAGAGAGTCTGTATTCGACTAGTGGCAGTTCCATATGTATACAGCTTTCTGGTTGCCCTGTTCCATACCATCATCACCTTCCATCTAACTTACTGTGGCCCCAAAGTCATTAACCATTTCTACTGTGATGACCTCCCTCTCTTGGCTCTGTCATGCTCAGACACACGCATGAAGGAAATTCTGATCTTTGCCTTTGCTGGTTTTGATATGATCTGTTCGTCTTCCATTGTCCTCACCTCCTACCTCTTCATCATCACCGCCATCCTAAGGATTCGTTCTACCCAGGGGCGACTCAAGGCCATTTCTACCTGTGGCTCCCACATGGTGGCTGTTACTATTTTTTATGGCACGCTGATCTTTATGTACCTGCAACCCAAGTCAAACCACTCCCTGGACACAGACAAAATGGCATCTGTGTTTTACACTGTGGTGATCCCCATGTTGAACCCACTCATCTATAGTCTAAGAAACAAAGAGGTGAAGAATGCCTCCAAGAAAGTCTTGGGAAAAGGTTGTGAAactttaaagatattaaaattaagaaaataa